The Calypte anna isolate BGI_N300 chromosome 2, bCalAnn1_v1.p, whole genome shotgun sequence genome includes a window with the following:
- the TMEM106B gene encoding transmembrane protein 106B, which translates to MGKSLSHLPMHTSKEDGYDGGTVSDNMRNGLIHSESHSEDNRCGDVSQFPYVEFTGRDSVTCPTCQGTGRIPRGQENQLVALIPYSDQRLRPRRTKLYVTASVSVCLLLSGLAVFFLFPRSIDVEYIGVKSVYVNYEQEKRIIYLNITNTLNITNNNYYSVEVANITAQVQFSKTVIGKARLNNITNISPLDMKQIDYMVPTVIQDEMSYMFDFCTLASIKVHNIVVMMQVTVTTSYFGHSEQISQERYQYVDCGGNTTYQLGQSEYLNVLQPPQ; encoded by the exons ATGGGAAAATCACTTTCTCACCTGCCTATGCATACCTCCAAGGAAGATGGCTATGATGGAGGCACCGTGTCTGATAATATGAGGAATGGGTTAATTCACTCAGAGTCACACAGCGAAGACAACAGATGTGGAGATGTATCACAGTTTCCCTATGTGGAATTTACAGGAAGAGACAGTGTCACCTGCCCAACTTGCCAGGGAACAGGAAGAATTCCACGAG GGCAAGAAAATCAGCTGGTAGCATTAATTCCATACAGTGATCAGAGACTGAGGCCAAGAAGAAC aaaactCTACGTGACTGCTTCTGTAAGTGTATGTTTACTACTCTCTGGGCTGGCTGTGTTCTTCTTGTTTCCTCGCTCAATCGACGTTGAATACATTGGTGTGAAGTCTGTGTATGTCAACTATGAACAGGAGAAACGTATAATATACCTAAATATTACA aacacacTAAATATAACAAACAACAACTATTATTCTGTTGAAGTGGCAAATATCACAGCCCaagttcagttttcaaaaacagTTATTGGCAAAGCACGGCTAAACAACATCACCAACATCAGTCCTCTGGATATGAAACAG attGACTATATGGTGCCCACAGTCATACAAGATGAAATGAGCTACATGTT tgacttctgTACTTTAGCATCCATCAAAGTGCATAACATCGTTGTGATGATGCA agTGACAGTGACAACATCTTACTTTGGCCACTCGGAGCAAATATCCCAGGAGAGATACCAGTATGTGGACTGTGGAGGAAACACAACCTACCAGCTGGGCCAGTCAGAATATTTAAATGTACTTCAGCCTCCACAATAA